From Pigmentibacter ruber, a single genomic window includes:
- a CDS encoding sulfatase-like hydrolase/transferase, with amino-acid sequence MQHNLKYKISKLSPIQNNLLIIFLFILYDIFIFKGPLVFIFNIFGGRYFVNYLLSVIILISLIFICRSLSKTNILGKVLGSVILLLPLAIQTIHFSFYNTPLSAYGIRFFFSNPALSFQLGFENINFIKIIYFTLFSLIIIFLLNNNLKIYKFNYLINSIAVVFAISLSILCGMNWYLILEYQNATSAFYAAIPETGRSLYFKQLKKDKPNIPNEVLNKKMPNILWIIGESVAKSHMSLYGYHRKTTPNLDRLAAKGDLIPFNNVVSIGPHTLISVPYMLVGRQNIDPEGKIYSSPIIFEYAKARGYHTAFISSQDLRWKNFDQLSGKNIVDYYRAGTDFSSNVSVSKGADDLKVLNESILPHLNEIKAPFLFVAHMDGSHYPYSSHSEKKYKIFLPESNPNGTNAYDNTIVYSDLYLNKLIEEARNKDPNIWIFYTTDHGQAVELAPLDTQTSKTKSAKNQNLDEEKNLNNSEEKNLNIIFNQGYDKEIIHNAFFVVPPKNYHTSILNKQNAPVAQSDIFATILDLLEYTNPVSKIDGISLLKPIPNNRLRITTGFVITNDNIPEAQVTLPDLSSYFVDFTRKSISFSENKQVIPFDKAPKEFVHIFDESNNDNSLLSAEN; translated from the coding sequence ATGCAACACAATTTAAAATATAAAATTTCTAAATTAAGTCCCATTCAAAATAATTTGCTCATTATCTTTCTTTTTATATTGTACGATATCTTTATTTTTAAGGGTCCTCTAGTATTTATTTTCAATATTTTTGGTGGTCGATATTTTGTAAATTATTTACTTAGTGTCATAATTTTAATATCACTTATATTCATTTGTAGAAGTCTGTCCAAAACAAATATATTAGGAAAAGTTTTAGGTTCTGTTATTCTTTTATTACCACTTGCAATTCAAACTATTCATTTTTCTTTTTATAATACTCCATTAAGTGCTTATGGTATAAGATTCTTTTTTAGTAATCCAGCTCTTTCTTTTCAATTAGGTTTTGAAAATATAAATTTTATTAAAATTATATACTTCACATTGTTTTCTTTAATAATTATTTTTTTATTAAATAATAATTTAAAAATATATAAATTTAATTATTTAATAAATAGTATAGCCGTTGTTTTTGCAATTTCTCTTTCAATACTATGCGGAATGAATTGGTATCTTATTTTAGAATATCAAAATGCTACTTCTGCATTTTATGCTGCAATTCCTGAAACAGGAAGATCTCTCTATTTTAAGCAACTAAAAAAAGATAAACCTAATATTCCAAATGAAGTATTGAATAAAAAAATGCCAAATATTCTTTGGATTATAGGTGAATCTGTTGCTAAAAGTCATATGAGCCTATATGGATATCATCGCAAAACAACCCCTAATTTAGATAGGCTTGCTGCAAAAGGAGACTTAATCCCTTTTAATAATGTTGTAAGTATTGGCCCCCATACTTTAATTTCTGTTCCATATATGCTTGTTGGAAGACAAAATATAGACCCTGAAGGAAAAATATATTCTTCTCCAATTATTTTTGAATATGCAAAAGCGCGCGGCTATCATACCGCTTTTATAAGTTCACAAGATTTGCGTTGGAAAAACTTTGACCAATTGAGTGGAAAAAACATTGTTGATTATTATCGAGCAGGAACAGATTTTAGCAGCAATGTGAGCGTTTCAAAGGGGGCAGATGATTTAAAAGTTTTAAATGAAAGCATTTTACCGCATTTAAATGAAATAAAAGCTCCATTTCTTTTCGTAGCACATATGGATGGTAGTCATTATCCTTACAGTAGTCATTCAGAAAAAAAATACAAAATATTTTTACCTGAAAGCAATCCTAACGGAACAAATGCCTACGATAATACTATTGTTTATTCAGATTTATATTTAAATAAACTGATAGAGGAAGCAAGAAATAAAGATCCAAATATTTGGATCTTTTATACTACTGATCATGGACAAGCTGTTGAACTCGCTCCTCTTGATACACAAACAAGCAAGACAAAATCTGCAAAAAATCAAAATTTAGATGAAGAAAAAAACCTCAACAATTCAGAGGAAAAAAATCTAAATATTATATTTAATCAGGGATATGATAAAGAAATTATTCATAATGCTTTTTTTGTTGTACCTCCAAAAAATTATCATACAAGCATTTTAAACAAACAAAATGCCCCTGTTGCTCAATCTGATATATTTGCAACTATTCTTGATTTATTAGAATATACTAATCCAGTATCAAAAATTGATGGTATTTCTTTATTAAAACCTATTCCAAATAATCGATTACGAATTACTACGGGCTTTGTAATAACAAATGATAATATTCCTGAAGCCCAAGTTACTTTACCAGATTTATCTTCTTATTTTGTAGATTTTACTAGAAAAAGCATTAGCTTTTCAGAAAATAAACAAGTCATACCTTTTGATAAAGCTCCTAAAGAATTTGTTCATATTTTTGATGAAAGCAACAATGATAATTCATTATTATCTGCCGAAAATTAA
- a CDS encoding class I SAM-dependent rRNA methyltransferase yields the protein MISIQELETKGINVKSFTSPWLFSNQVMHLDDTALNEQKIAIVRIKETNKYGIYHKNSLISVRFFSDYFQNYIQNNIITKEHFVEFFFNHLNRIVAIKKLYDFTSNEAYRVSHGDNDFFPSIAIDFYNTVYVIQISSIVGEFLLPFVIEALLKFTTLPLFERSTGQIRKLENLPERTRWIREPNISNNFQVDCNFANLSLKFFLNKAQKTGLFLDQRNNLKYLEKIIPHTKIKKSLDICSYAGAWSATAAKLGVENLTLIDQDVWALNLAKENILLNSSKDCLVTTLHGDLFEHLQKLNKENSKFDLIIADPPAFAKAKKHISEAARAYSRLAKLASRLLTDNGILVICSCSRHVSDELFLESIAKGFDNGNWLFLHKGEQSPCHTRLALPDSSDYLKCYFIQKRVL from the coding sequence TTGATTTCTATTCAAGAATTAGAAACTAAAGGAATAAATGTAAAATCCTTCACAAGCCCTTGGCTTTTTAGCAATCAAGTTATGCACTTAGATGATACAGCATTAAATGAACAGAAAATTGCTATAGTGCGTATTAAAGAAACAAATAAGTATGGTATTTATCATAAAAATAGTTTAATTTCAGTTCGCTTTTTTTCTGATTATTTTCAAAATTATATACAAAATAATATAATTACAAAAGAACATTTTGTTGAATTCTTTTTTAATCATTTGAATAGAATAGTAGCTATCAAAAAACTTTATGACTTTACAAGCAACGAAGCATATAGAGTGTCGCATGGAGATAATGATTTTTTCCCTTCAATAGCAATCGACTTCTATAATACTGTATATGTAATTCAAATCTCATCAATTGTAGGTGAATTTTTACTTCCCTTTGTAATAGAAGCTCTACTAAAATTCACAACTTTACCATTATTCGAAAGAAGCACGGGTCAAATAAGAAAATTAGAAAATTTACCAGAACGAACTCGTTGGATTAGAGAGCCAAATATATCTAATAATTTCCAAGTAGATTGTAATTTTGCTAATTTAAGCCTTAAATTCTTTTTAAATAAAGCTCAAAAAACTGGATTATTTTTAGATCAAAGAAATAATTTAAAATATTTAGAAAAAATAATTCCACACACTAAAATTAAAAAAAGTTTAGATATTTGCAGCTATGCAGGGGCTTGGAGTGCTACAGCAGCCAAATTAGGTGTAGAAAATTTAACATTAATTGATCAAGATGTGTGGGCATTAAATTTAGCAAAAGAGAATATTCTGCTTAATAGTTCAAAAGATTGTCTGGTAACAACATTGCATGGAGATTTATTTGAACATCTGCAAAAACTTAACAAAGAAAATTCAAAATTTGATTTAATAATAGCCGATCCTCCTGCCTTTGCCAAAGCTAAAAAACATATTTCTGAAGCTGCAAGAGCATATTCACGTTTAGCAAAGCTGGCTTCAAGATTATTAACTGATAATGGAATTTTAGTAATATGTAGTTGTAGTAGACATGTAAGCGATGAATTATTTCTTGAATCTATCGCAAAGGGATTTGATAATGGGAATTGGCTCTTTCTCCACAAAGGAGAACAATCTCCTTGTCACACACGTCTTGCTTTACCAGATTCATCAGATTATCTTAAATGTTACTTTATTCAAAAAAGGGTTTTATAA
- a CDS encoding glycosyltransferase family 4 protein — MRNKQVVMIDARIAKRGSEHGIARHVKELLFNLFKIASGNNKTYFILVNNDNVFLDEVLPSNFKLIILKNSVFSLKSQIELFFVIKKYKPDIFHSPQFIVPLLSTVPLIATIHDMNHLALGNNYSFIKRFYYQFFLQKKLKKAKAIITVSNFSKQEIIKYFKIKPELIHVIYNGVQNNFKPLNFFSQEKIISVLKKYDLPEKYIFTLGNSKPHKNLAKVLESYCLGNFNLPLVILTNIKEQIEDLKQNYNCNKQIKTLTYVAEEDFPIIYGLSKIFIYVSLYEGFGLPPIEAAACGVPSIVSNTTSLPEIMGNNAIYVDPLKLNEIQAGMEFGLQTESTEVQAIVKNGFTWIQKYSWLEMAKETLHIYDNLQ, encoded by the coding sequence ATGAGAAATAAACAAGTTGTTATGATTGATGCCAGAATAGCTAAAAGAGGTTCCGAACACGGTATAGCAAGGCATGTCAAAGAACTTTTATTTAACTTATTCAAAATTGCCTCCGGAAATAATAAAACTTATTTCATACTAGTGAATAATGATAATGTATTTCTAGATGAAGTATTACCCTCTAATTTTAAACTAATTATCTTAAAAAACTCTGTTTTTTCTTTAAAAAGTCAAATAGAATTATTTTTTGTGATAAAAAAATATAAACCAGATATTTTCCATTCACCACAATTTATCGTTCCGTTACTTAGCACCGTTCCTTTAATTGCCACAATCCACGACATGAATCATTTAGCTTTAGGAAATAATTATTCTTTTATCAAAAGATTTTATTATCAATTTTTTCTCCAAAAAAAATTAAAAAAAGCAAAAGCAATTATCACTGTTTCAAATTTCTCAAAACAAGAAATTATTAAATACTTTAAAATAAAACCCGAATTAATTCATGTAATTTACAATGGAGTTCAAAATAATTTTAAACCACTAAATTTTTTCTCACAAGAAAAAATAATTAGTGTATTAAAAAAATACGATCTTCCAGAAAAATATATATTCACCTTAGGCAATAGCAAACCTCACAAAAATTTGGCAAAAGTTCTTGAAAGTTACTGCTTAGGAAACTTTAATTTACCTTTAGTTATTTTAACTAATATTAAAGAACAAATAGAAGATTTAAAACAAAACTACAACTGTAATAAACAAATAAAGACTTTAACTTATGTTGCTGAAGAAGATTTTCCTATAATATATGGTTTAAGCAAAATTTTTATTTATGTTTCTTTATATGAAGGATTTGGACTCCCTCCTATAGAAGCTGCTGCATGCGGCGTCCCAAGTATTGTTAGCAATACAACATCTCTGCCGGAGATTATGGGAAATAATGCTATTTACGTTGATCCTTTAAAATTAAACGAAATTCAAGCTGGAATGGAGTTTGGGCTCCAAACAGAGTCAACAGAGGTTCAGGCTATAGTCAAAAATGGTTTCACTTGGATTCAGAAATATTCTTGGTTAGAAATGGCTAAAGAAACTCTTCACATTTATGATAACTTACAATAA
- the mutS gene encoding DNA mismatch repair protein MutS translates to MTEQTSNDFQKQHLLLSQWQAIGKEFPPHLKPALERLSSEHCSGIAIKQLDSPMMKQFKAAKDEFPDALLFFRMGDFYELFGIDAIIASDLCSLTLTSRDKSSENPVPMAGVPVVGYRNALKKCVAAGFKVAVCDQVEDPRQAKGIVKREITRIATPAVPGDLDDDDLNSDTKFGCYLASILESKKKYTLAYIDVSTGEFKVTHNLDFLLLAEEIATISPKEILIPQALKEVIHKIQKSLQLKNQISINFIESWLIKSNESCLDLFSEFFQKSDFNRFGLNTVTNSLQAIAAILHYLKSTQKNILKNIQVINIYELNNHLIIDDATKKHLDFFYTSTGEKKGSLFHFLNKCTTASGSRLLLSRLKYPFKKESEINESLDKVSEILETENLIHDLTEILRQTADIERLLAKIAQKNIDPKGLAWLRHTLQILPDLHMLLAKKSNLKFLGKIFSNDNLLKSLYPLTNLLEKAFVPEPSSILGKGGDIFKLGYSNELDKAINLTINFNNMLEELEKKEKESSQIQTLKIGYTGAFGYYFEISKGKTAQAPKHFIRKQTLTNCERYITPELKELEEQALSAGEKRIILEKDLFEDIRKKCLEYSSELTQTAAIIAEIDLCLNFAKLANTYQWCKPIISSENYIYLKNSSHPILAQNSSSAEPFISNDIFLGEKLSENDQTQPLLHLITGPNMAGKSTLMRQVALTQVLCQMGCFVPATEAIIGIVDRIFTRIGSADHALKNQSTFMVEMLETANMLKFATPKSLLLLDEIGRGTSTFDGLSLAWSILEYLHDTVRARTLFSTHYHELYEVTKEKPNIQSMFMEVSELIEENKIIFTRRYLQGRAGKSYGIHVAALAGLPQTVISRAEKVLNSLEKTNENSSSQFEIQNKSPKSVETPDNSIKEQELTSGELEQPSNATYITEIIKKIDINEITPKDSLFLLYQLKEIIEKNEGTKSLIAGKEYLKNLLKQNHNGKKSKEVSRLPEQTLF, encoded by the coding sequence ATGACCGAACAAACTAGCAACGACTTTCAAAAACAACACCTTCTTCTTTCACAATGGCAAGCAATTGGCAAAGAATTTCCTCCCCATTTGAAACCTGCTTTAGAGCGTTTGAGTAGCGAACATTGTTCTGGTATTGCCATTAAACAATTAGATTCTCCCATGATGAAACAATTTAAAGCTGCGAAAGATGAATTTCCCGATGCTTTATTATTTTTTCGGATGGGGGATTTTTATGAATTGTTTGGTATCGATGCAATTATAGCTTCAGATTTATGCTCTTTAACATTAACTTCTCGGGATAAAAGTAGTGAAAATCCTGTTCCAATGGCAGGGGTACCTGTAGTTGGTTATAGAAATGCTTTAAAAAAATGCGTTGCTGCTGGTTTTAAAGTCGCAGTTTGCGATCAAGTCGAAGATCCAAGACAAGCAAAAGGAATTGTTAAAAGAGAAATTACGCGCATTGCAACTCCAGCCGTTCCAGGGGATTTAGATGATGATGATTTAAATAGCGATACAAAATTTGGATGCTATTTAGCGAGTATTCTTGAAAGCAAAAAAAAATATACTTTAGCGTATATAGATGTTTCTACCGGAGAATTTAAAGTAACACATAATTTGGATTTTCTTCTTTTAGCAGAAGAAATCGCAACTATTTCTCCCAAAGAAATATTAATTCCACAAGCACTCAAAGAAGTAATTCATAAAATTCAAAAATCATTGCAATTAAAAAACCAAATTTCAATTAATTTTATAGAGTCATGGTTAATTAAATCAAATGAAAGCTGTCTAGATTTATTTTCTGAATTTTTCCAAAAGAGTGATTTTAATAGATTTGGTTTAAATACAGTAACAAATAGTTTACAAGCGATAGCAGCTATTTTACATTATTTAAAAAGTACTCAAAAAAATATTCTCAAAAACATACAAGTCATAAATATTTACGAATTAAATAATCATTTAATAATTGACGATGCTACAAAAAAGCATTTAGATTTTTTTTACACTTCAACAGGCGAAAAAAAAGGAAGTCTATTCCATTTTTTAAACAAATGTACAACTGCTTCTGGCAGTAGATTATTATTATCACGATTAAAATATCCTTTTAAAAAAGAAAGTGAAATTAATGAATCCTTGGATAAAGTCAGCGAAATATTAGAAACAGAAAATTTAATACACGATTTAACAGAAATATTAAGACAGACCGCAGATATAGAACGCTTATTAGCCAAAATTGCACAAAAAAATATAGACCCTAAAGGTTTAGCTTGGTTGCGCCATACTCTGCAAATATTACCAGATCTACATATGCTTTTAGCAAAAAAAAGTAATTTAAAATTTCTTGGGAAGATTTTTTCTAATGATAATTTATTAAAATCATTATATCCTTTGACTAACTTATTAGAGAAAGCATTTGTACCAGAGCCCTCAAGTATTTTAGGCAAAGGAGGAGACATTTTTAAGCTTGGATATTCAAATGAATTAGATAAAGCTATTAATTTGACAATTAATTTTAATAATATGTTAGAAGAACTTGAAAAAAAAGAAAAAGAATCTTCCCAAATTCAAACTCTAAAAATTGGCTATACAGGAGCTTTTGGATATTATTTTGAGATTTCAAAAGGAAAAACAGCGCAGGCACCAAAACATTTTATACGAAAACAAACCTTGACAAATTGTGAAAGATATATTACACCTGAACTAAAAGAACTGGAAGAACAAGCCCTTAGTGCTGGTGAAAAAAGAATTATTTTAGAAAAAGATTTATTTGAAGATATACGCAAAAAATGCTTAGAATACTCTTCTGAATTAACACAAACAGCAGCAATTATCGCAGAAATAGATCTTTGCTTAAATTTTGCAAAATTAGCGAACACTTATCAATGGTGTAAACCAATAATATCTTCTGAAAATTATATTTATCTAAAAAATAGCTCTCACCCAATATTAGCACAAAATTCATCTTCAGCAGAACCCTTCATCTCAAATGATATTTTCTTGGGAGAGAAATTAAGTGAAAATGATCAAACCCAACCCCTATTACATCTTATAACTGGCCCCAATATGGCTGGAAAAAGTACTTTAATGCGACAAGTTGCTCTAACCCAAGTTTTGTGTCAAATGGGCTGCTTTGTTCCAGCTACAGAAGCAATAATAGGAATTGTTGATAGAATTTTTACCCGGATAGGTTCAGCAGACCATGCATTAAAAAATCAATCTACGTTTATGGTTGAAATGCTAGAAACGGCAAATATGTTGAAATTTGCCACACCTAAAAGTTTACTTCTATTAGATGAAATTGGGCGTGGAACATCAACTTTTGATGGGCTATCACTTGCTTGGTCTATTTTAGAATATTTGCATGATACTGTAAGAGCAAGAACTTTATTCTCTACTCACTATCACGAACTTTATGAAGTCACAAAAGAAAAGCCTAATATACAATCAATGTTCATGGAAGTTTCTGAATTAATTGAAGAAAATAAAATAATATTTACAAGACGTTATCTGCAAGGAAGAGCAGGAAAAAGCTATGGTATCCATGTTGCCGCTTTAGCTGGCTTACCCCAAACTGTTATCTCAAGAGCAGAAAAAGTTCTTAATAGCTTGGAGAAAACAAATGAAAATTCATCCTCGCAATTTGAAATTCAAAATAAGTCTCCTAAGTCAGTTGAAACTCCAGATAATTCAATAAAAGAACAGGAATTAACAAGTGGTGAATTAGAACAACCTTCCAATGCCACATATATCACTGAAATCATTAAAAAAATAGATATTAATGAGATAACTCCGAAAGATTCACTTTTTCTTCTATATCAACTAAAAGAAATTATTGAAAAAAATGAGGGGACTAAGTCTTTAATTGCAGGAAAAGAGTACTTAAAAAACCTTTTGAAGCAAAATCACAATGGAAAAAAAAGCAAAGAAGTCTCACGTCTGCCGGAACAAACTCTCTTTTAA
- the rpsR gene encoding 30S ribosomal protein S18: protein MAVSTVKKKRRYSRPKRTLDPQITFDYKDTQLLRRFVTEHGKIVPRRISGASAQQQRALTLAVKRARTMAILSYGQGSDAR from the coding sequence ATGGCAGTATCCACAGTAAAGAAAAAACGTCGCTATTCTAGACCAAAGCGTACGCTTGATCCACAAATTACATTTGATTATAAAGACACTCAGTTGCTACGCCGTTTCGTAACAGAACACGGAAAAATTGTACCTCGTCGCATCAGCGGTGCAAGTGCTCAACAACAAAGAGCATTAACACTTGCAGTAAAAAGAGCACGTACTATGGCTATACTAAGCTATGGCCAAGGCAGTGACGCGAGATAA
- the typA gene encoding translational GTPase TypA produces the protein MTTINGNLRNIAIIAHVDHGKTTLVDKLLQQSGTFAAHQTVAERVMDSMDLERERGITIAAKNASMVYKDVRINIVDTPGHADFGGEVERTLMMVDGAILLVDAAEGPLPQTRFVLQKALQRNLKMILIINKVDRPDARIDEVSNMVQDLFLELSSEDHHLDFPILYASGRNGWASKEKDTQKENLQDLFDTILEHVPPPKVSLEGGAQMLINNLSYNNFLGRLAIGRVERGSLQANQSIVLINKEGKNQQAKVIKVRAYRGLEQVDVDSVSAGDIAIVATGLNDLAIGDTIADASNPEALPRIEVDPPTVGVEVSVNTSPMAGREGTYLTSNKLSEFLYKEAMNNVALKIENTNSPEVFILKARGELQIAIVMENLRRSGGECMVGRPKVITKMEGGVELEPVERVVLDVPDNSVGAVTEKLSIRKGRLENMQAFNNGRTRIEFSIPTRGLLGYRSTFLTDTKGEGLMSSYFEGWETSRGNFLSRVNGALISDRSGKTTEYALFGLEERGRLFVSSGEEVYEGMVIGEHSRDSNLDVNPVREKKLTNMRAAGSDDSTKLSPITKPSLETTLDWIEDDDWIEITPKNIRIRKRILAANQRSVSRREKSE, from the coding sequence ATGACAACGATCAACGGAAATTTGCGTAACATCGCAATCATCGCCCATGTTGACCATGGAAAGACAACATTGGTTGATAAATTACTTCAACAATCTGGAACATTTGCAGCACATCAAACCGTTGCAGAACGTGTCATGGATAGCATGGATCTAGAACGTGAACGTGGAATCACAATTGCGGCAAAAAATGCCTCCATGGTGTACAAAGATGTGCGCATTAATATTGTTGATACCCCAGGCCACGCTGACTTTGGTGGAGAAGTTGAAAGAACTCTCATGATGGTTGATGGCGCAATTTTATTGGTCGATGCTGCTGAAGGACCGTTACCCCAAACCCGTTTCGTTTTACAAAAAGCCTTACAACGTAACTTAAAAATGATTTTAATCATCAATAAGGTAGATAGACCTGATGCCAGAATAGATGAAGTATCTAATATGGTTCAAGATTTATTCCTCGAATTATCCTCGGAAGATCATCATCTTGATTTCCCAATATTGTATGCATCTGGCAGAAATGGTTGGGCAAGTAAAGAAAAAGACACTCAAAAAGAAAACTTACAAGATTTATTCGATACCATTTTAGAACACGTTCCACCGCCAAAGGTTTCTCTTGAAGGCGGAGCGCAAATGTTAATAAACAATTTAAGTTACAATAACTTTTTAGGTCGCTTGGCGATTGGGAGAGTTGAAAGAGGTTCTCTTCAAGCAAATCAAAGTATTGTTTTGATTAATAAAGAAGGTAAAAACCAACAAGCTAAAGTAATCAAAGTAAGAGCTTATAGAGGCCTAGAACAAGTTGATGTTGACTCAGTTTCAGCTGGAGATATTGCCATAGTCGCAACTGGCTTAAATGATTTAGCAATTGGTGACACTATTGCAGACGCTTCTAATCCTGAAGCTTTACCAAGAATTGAAGTTGACCCACCAACTGTGGGTGTTGAAGTGAGTGTAAACACTTCACCAATGGCAGGTAGAGAAGGAACTTATCTAACAAGTAACAAACTTTCTGAATTTTTATATAAAGAAGCAATGAATAACGTTGCTTTAAAAATTGAAAATACAAATTCACCTGAAGTTTTCATATTAAAAGCGAGAGGCGAACTTCAAATTGCCATTGTGATGGAAAATCTCCGTCGTTCTGGAGGCGAATGTATGGTTGGCCGTCCTAAAGTAATAACTAAAATGGAAGGTGGAGTAGAATTAGAGCCTGTTGAAAGAGTTGTTTTAGACGTTCCTGATAACAGTGTTGGGGCTGTTACTGAAAAACTTTCTATTCGCAAAGGTCGTTTAGAAAATATGCAAGCATTTAACAACGGTAGAACAAGAATTGAATTTAGCATTCCTACTCGCGGACTTCTTGGATACAGGAGCACCTTCTTAACTGATACTAAAGGTGAAGGTCTTATGTCCAGTTACTTTGAGGGCTGGGAAACAAGCCGTGGAAACTTTTTATCTAGAGTAAATGGTGCACTTATCTCTGATCGTTCAGGCAAAACTACTGAATATGCTTTATTTGGACTTGAAGAAAGAGGTCGTCTTTTTGTAAGTTCCGGAGAAGAAGTTTACGAAGGTATGGTTATTGGAGAGCACAGCCGTGACTCTAACTTAGATGTAAATCCTGTTAGAGAGAAAAAACTTACAAATATGCGTGCTGCTGGATCTGATGACTCTACAAAATTGTCTCCAATAACCAAACCTAGCCTAGAAACTACGCTAGATTGGATTGAAGATGATGACTGGATTGAAATCACACCAAAAAACATTCGCATTAGAAAGCGAATTTTAGCGGCGAATCAACGTAGCGTTTCCAGAAGAGAAAAATCAGAGTAA
- a CDS encoding RCC1 domain-containing protein, with translation MKSAIKIFFVFIFFLFIQSCSDLSDLEDPGRKDDPISLSSFVSLQDLANKAILTGTVQLYSSMGTKSGLITVGDASGCVVMNNGRLKCWGQNDKSQLGDGTTTDRSSPVWATSVNPANSSDIIVAVVSGRTSTCAYYYTGLKCWGNQTSGVLGNGQTTGSATTPQTVTNVSGRVVKFIQLNDGFSCIQDTSGVVSCWGDNSKAQLGNGNQTSSPSAAVNASINGVASQLIAQNNDSCALVGSVVKCWGQSFSNSSPFTPVSINFGGNTPSQLGGGTTFSPNLTCVVMANSTVQCFGATTNSFGELGNGTNTAPANATTGYTVINATTNQALSGVMMVATGDSGTNLSFNYGCAVADDFTNVYCWGNNSLGNLGNGSTSNSNKAVKVTKTWPSSDIIDLAVSDGRACILLKNNDVWCWGGNSYGKGELGNGSLTGNTTTAIKILNRNDP, from the coding sequence ATGAAAAGTGCAATAAAAATATTCTTTGTATTTATTTTTTTCTTATTTATTCAAAGCTGTTCGGATCTTTCTGATTTAGAGGATCCGGGTAGAAAGGATGATCCTATTTCGCTTTCAAGTTTTGTTTCCTTACAGGATTTAGCAAATAAAGCAATTTTAACAGGTACAGTCCAATTGTATTCATCTATGGGTACTAAAAGTGGATTGATTACTGTAGGTGATGCCAGCGGTTGCGTTGTTATGAACAATGGAAGACTAAAATGTTGGGGACAAAATGATAAATCTCAATTAGGAGATGGGACAACAACTGATAGATCTTCTCCTGTTTGGGCAACTAGTGTTAATCCAGCAAACAGTTCAGATATTATTGTTGCAGTTGTATCAGGAAGAACTTCAACTTGTGCTTATTACTATACTGGTTTGAAATGTTGGGGAAATCAAACATCAGGAGTTTTAGGAAATGGACAAACTACAGGCTCTGCTACAACGCCTCAGACCGTAACAAATGTTTCTGGTAGAGTTGTAAAATTTATTCAATTAAATGATGGATTTTCTTGTATCCAAGACACTTCAGGTGTGGTGTCGTGTTGGGGTGATAATTCTAAAGCCCAATTAGGAAATGGAAATCAAACGTCATCCCCTTCGGCAGCAGTAAATGCATCGATTAATGGGGTTGCATCGCAGTTAATTGCACAAAATAATGACAGTTGTGCGTTGGTTGGAAGCGTTGTTAAATGTTGGGGACAATCTTTCAGTAATTCTTCACCATTTACTCCAGTGTCGATTAATTTTGGTGGCAATACACCATCTCAATTAGGAGGTGGTACAACCTTTAGTCCAAATTTAACTTGTGTAGTTATGGCTAATAGTACCGTTCAATGTTTTGGAGCAACTACAAATAGTTTTGGTGAATTAGGGAATGGAACGAATACAGCACCAGCAAATGCGACTACTGGTTATACGGTTATAAATGCAACAACAAACCAAGCACTTAGTGGAGTCATGATGGTCGCTACTGGTGATTCTGGAACCAATTTATCTTTTAATTATGGTTGTGCTGTAGCAGATGATTTCACAAATGTTTATTGCTGGGGAAATAATAGTCTTGGTAATTTGGGAAATGGATCTACTTCAAATTCCAATAAAGCTGTTAAGGTGACAAAAACATGGCCCAGCTCAGATATTATTGATTTAGCTGTAAGCGATGGGCGTGCTTGTATTTTACTTAAAAATAATGATGTTTGGTGTTGGGGAGGAAACTCTTATGGAAAGGGTGAACTTGGGAATGGTAGTTTAACAGGGAATACAACTACAGCAATCAAAATTTTAAATAGAAATGATCCATAA